From Mugil cephalus isolate CIBA_MC_2020 chromosome 4, CIBA_Mcephalus_1.1, whole genome shotgun sequence:
ATTTGTCCAGTCTGTCGTTTTGGAAAGTACTTTTGAAATGAAATTGAGTTGTCTTGAGAAAACCGTAATCTGTGCAGTATTCCTACATGATTCTCTGACTAAAATATAAAGTATTATTCTCCAAATGTTATTCTGTGCATCAGCTGTGAGTTCAGTCAGTTTAACGCTGCGATTTTCAGTTCAACTCAGTTTTGTTTACATGGTGTCAGAAACGATACAAACTGTgtcgctttacaaaaaccgtcCTGAGACCTGTTGTTAGTAGTGGCTGTTATGTGTTATGTTACGTTATGTGGAGGGCGATTCTTGTAAAGCAGATCATTCCGTCACTGACTGAAGCCTTGCAATGTCCCAGTTGTGTAACAACACGGTTTCTGCCTCCGCAGACAGTGCTGAACCATGagaagtgtgcgtgtgtgcctctgcctggctctgctgctgcctTGGTGCGCGGAGAGCCAGGGGAGCTTTCCGGCTCTTGCCAAACTCGACGAAGACGCGCGGAGGGACGCGCTGGCTGTCGACATCCTGAACCGCAGCGGCGTCTTGAACTCGCTGCTCCAGGCGGAGCATCACCTGGTGCTCAGGCGAGCACGAGCCCAGCGCCCGGCCTCCCAGGTGCCAAAGAGGGCCCAGCAGGGCTCCCGCTTCGCCCTGTCCCTCGATGTTCCCACCAGCATCCTCAGTGTCCTCATAGACCTGGCCAAGAACCAGGACATGAGGACCAAGGCGGCAGCCAACGCGGAACTGATGGCACGAATAGgcaagaggaaatgaaagccCCTGGGAGCGGTCCGGAGGCTCGACGGGGAGAGAATCAGTGCAGCTGACACATCGTGGCTCTGACACCTGGTTAGAAACCGTGTTAGTTCAGGTGAAACCGGCCACAGCCGTCGTTATCTGTCCTTTTAGAGCTTAGATCTGCTTTTACTTTTATACTCGTACTGCATAATTTATTAGATCACGTCAACCTAAAACACAGGCCACTCCGTGGGCTGACTAATTCCAACAAACGCGACGTCACAGTCGCATAAGCAGAACGCTGCAAACAATGTGGAACCGTGTGAGATGACGCGGGTGTTTTGTCTCGGAGATTATTCACCGCTGGGCCAGACGCCGTGGTTCGGAAAAgctgtttcttgtgtttgtatgtgtcatCTTGAATTCAAAGAAAAGGTTGTTCAATTAAATCTACTGTGATAATCACGTTTTTCCTCAAGTCTAATTCATTTCTGCGCCGATATCAGACACGCGTTGTGTAATTACGGGCGTCGGCGGCCCGTGAAGCACTAATGAATGAGTGTGGGGCCAAATGAGCCCGCGTCAACCACAGCAGCCGCTCTCTGATGTGTGATAACGGCACAAAGACATGTGCAGGATATTGACCTCCGAAACAAGAACAGACCCTTTCTATAGACCTTTGTTCACTAATACTTGATGCGTTCGGCTGCGGCTATTTTAAGTCTGATGCATTATCTGCTCCAGATTAGACTAATATCTGCGGCATGATTCATCCGTGCTCCCACGCTGAGCAGGAAATGTGGAGCAGCAGAGTGAAATAAACTGCTCATCTgatttcagtttcttcttctgtttgaccTTGACTTATTCCGCGTGTCACTTCAGACTACACCGCAGATTCGATAATGGAGGGAGATGTAACAGAAACTTTACATAACACGCAGCGCTAACGCGGACCATTACTATGATTAAAATACAGCATCTATCAGTCGGCCAGGCTACGGATGCACTGCTGAGCAACATGTAAAAAATGATTTAAGcccacaaacatttattttccatgattttagtctgtgtttcatgtggatCAGTAGAGTTCTGTTTCCCGTGCTACAGCTCTGTAGTCTGATGTGTGTCTGCTGAAATGTGAACTTTTAATGAGGCAAATGAATGAAACTCCACTCATCGTCGGGAGCtaattatcacaataaaaatatgacTGGAGGCAACTCTGATTTATGTAATGTGTCTCCTCCACTGAGACAACACAATCTTTATTTGGCCCTTTCAGTTTGGGGGTGGAGTCAGCATCACGGACGGGCAGCAGATTGCTGACAAAGCACGAAATAAACCCTGAAGAATGAAGATGGTTCCAGTATTTActaaaatactttaaattaaGTTTAAGATGCTTTCTTTGAGGGTGCTTAAATACACTTCTACTTCAATGAATTTAACATTCATCTGACACATATCCCTAAGAATGGAAGTTAGGCTACACAAGGCTGCACAATAAGTAACGCATGTGGTGGTGCAGCGGTTAGAAAAGCAGCTCGGGACTCACACTGCTCCCCAGGTGCTACACAAGTAGCAGCCTTATAGTACCCTCAGTATACACAGAGAAATAATCACTCCATGTGGTAGTAGAAATGAttataattactattattaataactgacataaacacacagataagatcttctgcctccacccttttttaaaataaataaataaataatattggattcatgttaatgtgtatttaaagaaatttaatttgtggggggaaataataataaaataaaataaaaaaagtagaatcaaccaaagattttgtgagcACCCTGAGTACATAAGCAATAGTTTCACATTCTGGCAGGGTTAAATCTTCATAGCCAGaagtttttttatatacttaAAGTCATCTACATTTAGTTGCCAAGAACCAAGTTATCTTAATGTACTAAATATATAACTTCTTTGTGGTTAAACTGGCTCCTTTCCTGGTTCGTTTCCTAATTGCCAAGTTTATTTGAGTaaaatttttatatataaattggCGATCACAGTATGTGGCGCCACCAATTTCACCGATGAAAGCGACCACGTGCGACATCAGGCCTTTTAACGTGCAATTCGCCGCGTGTCCACAGGATGTCCTcgtttcttctccttcttccctaATTAATTGAAGTCTTCGACCACGGCTATGATTTTACCAGTCCGACTGAAAATGGGTCCTCGTAATATTTAGTCGTGTTTgcccacaaaaataaataaataattaaataataatctttGGATTGGGCTATTTTCTAAAAAGCTCGACAGGAAGCAGTGAAGCAGAGAAACAGTCAGCATCGACTTGAATTGATCTCATCCAGGTGTTGTTAATTAGTAGCGGGGCAGTGACGGTGCTCAGGCTGAGGAGATTCACAGCAGGAACACACGAGAGAAGTAAGTCTGAGCGTTTCCAGCGTTTCCACTCAATTTATTCAGGTCTCATGGCCTGTTGAGCACACATGTTGTAGAAACTGGAACTTTTGTCGCGTAGGATTTGCAGGATTTACTTTATCCAGTCCAAAAACCTTAATGTGTTTCCTGAGGGGTGAATCAGGGGCAAGTAAAGCATGCTGTAAACATGCGCACACCTCCAGTTCACTGACACGTTAAAAGGACAGAAGAAATCTAAACAACAGAACCGTATCAGAGGAGTTTAGGCACAATGACCTGAGGCAGAGACCAGTCTATATATGGCCGACAACATGCACGAGGTGTTAATTGTTTAAGTGCAGGAATTTATGAGTAACAAAGACTTTCCCGTTGATTAGTTACGCCATTGAAAAGTAATGCAATGTAACATAGATGGATAGATATACTCTATTAATCCCAATCTGTTAAATTCCACCGTGGCAGCAGCGATTTACAGAGAATCAAAATACTAAACATGATCTATAAAGATAGAGAAATACGTATATAGaaaatattaacagaaaaataaaagtatttaatgttaaaagtaCATTAGAAAGATTGGATGAAAGCTACCATGTGCATCTCTTGCACCAAATCCCAGTTCAACATTgtcatgttgaaacagtgtcagatAGGAAGTAATTTAACTGTGTGGTCATCAACACAATGCAATTCAATACTAGTTCACAATAAAAACGCAGCAGTTAAATCAATGgctctgttattttaaagaaattctgaATATCGTAAACTTCATGAAGCCGAGGTTAAGTCCaggttgcattcatttttactagtgtacctgATGAACTGATAAGTGAGAGTATGCTCTTTGTGTGGAGACCATTTTACCACTTACTTGGGCAAAGCCACAGTGCATAAGGATTTTAGTTCTATCTGTTGTCATATATCCTGTCTGAATTCTGCATTCATATTTTGACACTTTTTCACTTTCCTGCATTTTAACCACTTTCATTTCAGTGTTGCCATTCCCCATTCTGAGAAAacggattaaaaaaagaaatcctttaTGTGCGGATTAGCCTCATCAGACAGTAAACGATGTAGCTGACGCCACAACTGTGCGTGTTTTCTCCGAATGTgagaagatatatatatattttttttactcctcttGTCCTGTCCCGGTGCCTCAGATGTGCAGGAGTCTGTTGGCTGTGAATGATGCGCTCTCAGCTATGTGtaaacttagaaaaaaaaaacacagaaggggCTAAAATATGGCCACTGGCGACGGCGAGTTGTGTAAGAGGACAGCAGTGGGACCGGAGTCTGTAATCTGTGCCCTTTTGTCTGAATTCATTTACTTTCTGAAAGTGTTACGGGGGTGGACCATTAGATAACTAGGAGTGTGTCCTTCTCCCATTAAAACATCTTTTTCTATCAATATTTTACTTGCGTACACAGGTGATTTCAGACTACAGATAAGCTGTAGAACACAACATGATAATGCTGGGAGGTCTGGACACTCCTTGTCTGTGCACCAGACCAACAAATCAGTGTTTCAgatagtgtgtgtctgtgaacaTTGAACATTGCATATTCTCCATGACATCTGTCAGAGAACAAGTGTAAATATGTGTCAAAGTTGACTCACAAGTTCATGTCTGCATGGGAATTTAAATGTTTGCCCCTGAACTCAAATGTTTCTATGATCCAGCTTTGCTGTacaggagagagaaaatgaatctGGATCCGTGGGTGGCAGCCATCACGTCAACCCTGGATCTTATTAACAGTTCGATTTACTTGTAACGTTTGCAACACAATCTCACATAAGAGCAGTCTCCTCCCAAACCTGCGTCATATTTTATGGCTCCTGGTCATCTTATCCCAAACCTTTATATTgactttttaaatgatgattcacacaaatatttttagACTCTTGCGCCTTTAACCCCCGACTGCTAATGAGCCTTTCCCTCAGTGGATTGACGTGGTTACAGTTTGGTTTGTGCTTCTCAGAGCATTACAGATTTCTTTAATTACATAAAGTTTTGAAAGTCTGCCACTGGTTAATCCAGTGGCAGActtgtatgtaaaaaaaaaaaaaagaaagaaagaaagtggagtCCCAGGTCAGTGGGAGTGTTGTTAGAGAATTTCACAATAAAGCTGATGACATGCAACCAGCTCAACAGTCATCAGCACAAAGTTCAGTCACCAACTGATGCAAGAAACAGCAGCGTTGTCACAGAGGTTTTTAGAGTTGAAAACGGAGTCGGGAGCAGCACAGGATCCTATTCAAACACCATCAGGACTGCTGCTGGGGAGGTGTCCCTTTTTCTTTAACTGTAAGATCTCAACGTCTCTCATCgggattttattgtgaaatgtttCATTGACGCGCTGAATACTGAACGGGGAATTAGTTTGAgatcttttaattttatttattaagctaATGTCAAATTTCTTGCCCAACGTTACATTGCTTACTAAAGTAAACTAAACCGATGCTATATTTGCAGGTCAAGGTCTTCTCAGATGGATTATGCAATGAAGTCCCTCACTCTCCTGACTCCTTCTGGCATCTCCAAGTAAGATCCGTGCTCCCTGAGGTGGACAATGTAGTGATACgattttaatttcattgtatttaaaaaagcGCCAGCAACAGTCGTAGCTGCTTCAAGATGCTTCACGCAGCCTGAAGCCGTCAGAGCGAGAGGATTTAACATGTGACTCGTGTCTTACGTCTCAGATGTGTAACTGCCAGTGTCTCAGCCAGCGCCTCCATGACCCAGCAGCTCCTGTCGGGACGGGTTTCTCGGCCGAAGCCCTTCAGAGTCACAAATTCAGACCGCAGTGTGAAGAAGGGAATTATGGCGGACATGCTGGAAGACCTGATGAACAAGGTGAGACGTCCAAAGGGCTCGGGTGGAACGATAAGGACGGTTACTCAAGCACTCAAGACGTCCTCTGACTGACCTGCCACCTAACGCAGTGATAACTTTACTTACAGTAAATATAAGAATAAATCTTAACAGCCTTGATAAAACACAGGTTTTGTGgtgtaaaattaaacaaatatagCTCCTATCAGACGTTTTGTACCTTTGTTCACAAACAATTATGCAATGCCCCTGAAAGCGTCAACAAAGTAGAATAGAGTACATATAATTAGAGCTTAAAATACTTCTGAACTAATACAGAGCTGGAGCTTTGATTTTCTCACAAAAACCTGgtgtttaacatttttatctttaaaaacagagtttgaatttttttttctttttcaataaatttaataaacagaacaaagacTGAACAATGCTGTcaagaagacaaacaaatcCATAAACCCGGTAGAGAAGAAATGTGAATAAAGGAGGCTTAAAAAAAACGAAATACATTATAAAAGATCAAAAATCTCACACAAAAGCATGAAATTCGTCAAACTTTAAAAACTCATTTCGGTGAAAGTTTTCACACTGAAGAGAGGACGTCTGACTCTGTTATAATTCTGTCTGAGCGTTACATGTCCATTGTCTCTTCCCTCAGGTCAGCGACTCCTTCGACGTACAGTGCTTCAGCGCGTTGGTGCTGGATGAAGACGGCACATATGTGGACACGGAAGAGTTTTTCCAGACGCTGCCTGAAAACGCTGTCCTCATGGTCctggagaaggagcagaagtGGACCCCACACCCTGTATGAGTCCCTTCACActaaccactagatggcactgtTAGTCAAGCATGTCACTGCACGGCACAGCGTGAAGCTAAACACACGGACAGACTCCATTTATTCAGCGTTTGTATTATTCcagtaatataattattttttgatgtAGACAAACAGGGAAGTGTCTGATTCTTTAATGCAGACTCCATGAATATGGCACGGAATAAGACACGGACTATTCAGTGGCGCGTCGTATCTTTCAAATTGAATAGGAGGGCAACATGTCAGTTATTGTGCTGAGGCAGATTGCAGAGTGAACGCCACAGATTagtttcttcttcatatttatttcttttttttttaatagaaaaatgGAAGGCAGGGCTTGAATATCAACCAGGCCCAGGGGTGTCATCACATTTGAATTGTGCTCATCCAAAAGCAATTAATTTCCATAGAAAATGGTGCGTGCAATAATTTgcacccctcccccccaaaaaaaatgtttactgtgGTGACCTCACTCTGACCTCGCCTCATTGTCATCGGCCTCTCATATCATCACCGATGGTGGATGCTTCAGACCAAGTGCGTCTgcagtttgtgtgttggtgAAGCCTGGTGCTGGTATTTGGACCAGTCTGTCGCCGGCGCAATTTGTCTAATTTCCCTAACTTCTGATTGTCATATCCCTCACAGAGCAGCCCGTCCACATACCAGCTCAAAAggtgccagcagcagcagcagctgcggCAGCAGCACCGGACAGATGTGGCCaagctgacctttgacctctacAAGAACAACCCCAAGGATTTCATTGGCTGCCTGAATGTGAAGGCGACGCTGTACGGTGTTTACTCCGTGTCCTACGACCTGCGCTGCTACGCTGCCAAAAACATGTTGAAGTGAGTGAAGTTGCCTGCAGACTATCTGATATTTTCATGGCTTTGTGTTGAACTATTATgtaactgatttgtttttttttttgttgtttttttttcaagagcTTTACTCCATTGACTTTattgaaatgcagtttttggTTATGGTCTAATCCAGTTGGAGTTCGAAATGAACCGCAAATGAATTTGTAAAACCATAAATGACCAAGCGGACCTTTTTGACGTTTCGTGCCGCTGTCGGCGGGGAAACACGAACAGTGTCGTGTTGAGCCCCTGACATATTTGACCATGTGCGACCTGCGTGGGTGCTAAATTGGTTAGATCACAGAAGAACAAAGGCTTGATTTTACTGAGATTAATTCTGGGTGAAGTTATGTCATCGCTGCTGAGATGTGCTGGTTTTCGGCTTTGGGATGGAGCCTCAGTCAGACAGGATTACATTTTTGCAGACTTGTCGAATGTGGAGCTCACGGCGCAGGATTTTCGAGAGGTCTTAGAAATCAGCTGACATTAGAAACGATCATCTGAGGTTGTGTGCAGTCAGTCGTTTACTTCATAAGCCACCACTGTCCGTGATTTTTGTCGGGCTTATGTATATCTCATGTTACGCAAGTGTATCTGTATGAGCCAGTCACGTCTCAAGTAGATGTTTATGACCTTTTCATGATACATAtctctatcttttttttcccctgtgccTCCAGGGAGGCTCTGCGATGGACCATCTTCTCCATGCAGGCCACGGGCCACATCCTGCTGGGCTCCTCTTGCTACATcgagcagctgctggaggaggcggagcgGGATGAGAAGAGCCTGGCGCTGCCACAGGAAAGCAGGATCAGGCAGCTGCAGAGTTTGCTGCTGGGAAAGATCTCCCACTGATGATGGACTGACAGTGGCGGAGAGCACATGCTGTCCACTCTTAGATTTAGGTCACAGTGTCGCAGATAAAACATCTGGTCTTTGCCTGTTGGTGTCAGAGTTTCCAGTGTGACTTGGGAACATGTCAGACGTTGCAAAGAGTCTCTTCTCACTgacactttattgttttttttttttttttttttttgctctgttacatttttttgcCTCATACAGTATGTACGCAGAAGCAAACACCACAAGTTATTCCTCAAAAAGCACTTTTACTTACCACTGTAACATTTTCCTATgatgatataataaataaaagtagcactttttattttcccattttttttttttaaggctccCTTTAGATCTTAGTGAGCTAATGCGAGCCGGCTTTGTGAGCGAGTGTGAGACCGACCGATCGCAGTCTGCGTAATTGGCAACGGGTCCAGCTGTCTCTCCCACGCTTCCCTAATTGTCCCCTGGCCTGCACTGTCCTGTCAGCTGCAGCCTGAAGGAAGAGAACGAAGGAATTGGGAAGAACCAGCAGCTGCAGGGAGCAAAGGGACGGAAACAAACCATTATACCGAGAGAGGTGATGGTTTCAGCTGGCAGCAGAAGGGCCTCTTTTGCCATTCTGTCAAAGAAGGTTGCAGCAAAAGTGGAACAGATTTGAACCAAACTGCCTGTATTACATATCTTGGAGAAGATGTGCGGTGTGCGTTCAGTAGGTCAAATGTGACCCGGACTCCAGAGTCTCGCTTTTTAGGCGACATAAAAATCTGAATAGGAAAAGAAAGAGCTCGCTCATTTCTGATTTCGTCCATGTTTACATACGTGTGCAAATGCTCCTCTTATCGGCTGCTTCGCTGATATGAGGAGCGTTTGTTTGCCAATATATTTATACTGTGCTTGTTTAAATGTAATGCATCAATTAATCTCTTATGAATTTGTTGCACACCCACATGCATGCTCATCAACGAACACTGCCCATGTTCCATTTCTTTGTTTGCCCTGAAATGAGTCATTCTGACTGTCTCCTGCTTTAATGGTTCATGATATGCAGCACTCACGTGTGTTTAATTGCAGCAAGGCAACAATAAATATGTAGATGAGTGTCTACAGTATCAGCTCGTCTTTTCCAGTAAAACTGTACAGAtgattgaattaaaataaacagtcctgtgctgctgtttgCCGACCTTGAGGTTTGATTGCAAATCTCAAATTAATCGacaccaacaaaaacatttttgtgattGCTCTTGGCAAGAAAACAGATCTATAATCAACTATACAATCACGTAACTATAGATTTGATTCGTCCTATTACTGATTAATGTTAATGAACTACTAAAAATAAGCTCAGATTGATTCagaagttttttgttttttttttcctcaaagacaAAGGGGGTCGAGTGAggtgctttaaatgtgttttaatctgAATGACCTTGATTTTggcacctccctcctcctcctcctcctcgtcctcttcctcctccgggTCATCCCGACACGAGGGTCCTCTCTCCGGATCCAGCAGGAGTCTGAACTCTGCCTGCGGACCGCGCAGCCGTTTGTCCGTCCCACCAGAAGCCGTGCTGCTGTCAGTGCTccctgctggagctgctgccgCTGAGCATGTGCGCCTCTGCCTCGCGCCACAGGACAGAAGGGACGCATCACATCAACGCGCACAGGTTGCGGACATGGATCAGTGAGCGCGCGGTTTCCAGACAAGAGGTAAGAGCGcagatttgcatttaaaataataataatgataataataataattcgtCAGTTATTTgtgcagctgtttatttttgcgACGAAACGTTTTGGCGTAAAATGCGCAGCGCTTGACCAGCATTTGGGCAGCCTCCATCAATCCTTTAACTTCGTTTGGCAATTAAACAGTAACAGTTCTTTGTTATTGCAGTGATATAATATCACTTATTGGAGGCTCTGGTTAACTTTTGTAAATGCTTCAGTTGAACTTTTACGCAGCGTATTTTTATACATATCCGCAGCTTTTCTTTAATATACACAACTAATTACTTATCATATCTGTAACCACTGCGCGTAATGCCAAATTACATCCAACTTTATGCGTTCATTCGGTCCGGGTCTGGCTGTTTGCTGCCTTTTCTGTGCAGTGCACATATGTGGATCCTATAGCTCGTCGTTCAGCGCTTGGCACAAAGAGCAACACGAAATATCGATTTAGCAGCGGAATCTGGGTTTTATTAGAAACCTGGGGCTGTGTGTGGGAGTGGGTGCTTGACACAGTTACGGGCTCCGGTGCTGTGTATTTCTCCCACGCTCCTGAGGGATTCCTTACTGCAGTCCGCTGGAAGCATCTCACCGCGCACATCAAAGTGCGGCTGACTGttgtggtgtgtgcgtgtgttgcaTTTGTGCTTTGTTGCGTGTGCCAACAGCCTCGAGGACAAACATGCCTTAAAAATATCCTTAAAACGCGTTAAACACTCACAGTCACTGCCCGTCAGGGTGCGTTTAGCTCTGATCGTGGCTTCGTGATTTATGGTGGCGTTCACTGGCTGCAACATGAATTAGGATAAAAATAAGTAGTGACCACACATGTACAGTTTACCTTGATTTTTATTCTCTCCGCgttattttcttcctttaggtgaaaagaaaaaacgaaaTATCTTGTTTCTGGTTTTCAAACATATATTAACGTTATTTTCTATGATGGTGATTTTgaatatgtttacatttgtttgtttacatcaaTAATCTGCACATTAAACAGTGAAAATAATCGAAATGATccatatttaagtatttaattaGGGCTGGCACCGGCCAGTGAAACAGATTAAACACATTAAGGTTTTGCCAGATGGAGCAATATGCTGCGTAGTGACAGAGCTGTAATCTgccatgacaaaataaataagttcatgCTCATTCCACATGCTGGATCCAGGAGTTTCTACCTCAGCTGTTCATCTCAGACAACAATTAGTTAAAGAACAACTGAGAAGACGAATGAACAAAGGACTAAGAAAGTCTCTGgaagtgacagaaaacaagTAAGAGGCATAGGACAAGATGAGGAGCAATCGGTGGCAACAGTGTGATGAAA
This genomic window contains:
- the cidec gene encoding cell death activator CIDE-3; the protein is MDYAMKSLTLLTPSGISKCVTASVSASASMTQQLLSGRVSRPKPFRVTNSDRSVKKGIMADMLEDLMNKVSDSFDVQCFSALVLDEDGTYVDTEEFFQTLPENAVLMVLEKEQKWTPHPSSPSTYQLKRCQQQQQLRQQHRTDVAKLTFDLYKNNPKDFIGCLNVKATLYGVYSVSYDLRCYAAKNMLKEALRWTIFSMQATGHILLGSSCYIEQLLEEAERDEKSLALPQESRIRQLQSLLLGKISH